A DNA window from Brassica napus cultivar Da-Ae chromosome C1, Da-Ae, whole genome shotgun sequence contains the following coding sequences:
- the LOC125580080 gene encoding glutathione S-transferase T3-like: protein MYLRLKVAYLRLCVAIRATQNILKTMDPKTSYTNLLFSQSQTTVDLDSPEPFWLGSQGPNESVVEPVVESGGDPKERRKWCPKEDKILIGAWLNTSKDAVVSNDQRAGAFWKRIVDYYNASPQLAGTIPREVCSCKKRWGRINADVSKFAGCYDAALREQRSGQNDDDVMKAAIDIFFKTNDYKFSMDHCWRELRHDQKWCSTYGPKECGKEKRKGDVEADGGDEAEGRPIGVKAAKAASKKKKSGKEESLAKIHAIMEIKEKLSKQKILERLLGKKEPLTW from the coding sequence ATGTATCTTAGGTTAAAGGTCGCCTACTTAAGGCTATGTGTTGCTATTAGAGCGACACAGAACATTCTCAAAACCATGGATCCTAAAACTAGTTATACAAACCTCTTGTTTAGTCAATCTCAGACTACAGTGGACCTTGATTCACCCGAACCTTTTTGGTTGGGTAGCCAAGGTCCTAATGAGTCAGTTGTCGAGCCTGTTGTCGAGTCTGGTGGCGACCCTAAGGAGAGGAGGAAATGGTGTCCGAAGGAGGATAAAATCCTTATTGGTGCTTGGCTTAACACTAGTAAGGATGCTGTCGTAAGTAATGACCAGAGGGCTGGTGCATTCTGGAAGCGCATTGTCGACTACTACAACGCAAGTCCGCAATTGGCTGGGACAATACCGAGAGAGGTTTGTTCCTGCAAGAAGCGTTGGGGTAGGATCAACGCTGACGTATCCAAGTTTGCTGGATGCTATGACGCCGCTCTGAGGGAGCAGAGGAGTGGccaaaatgatgatgatgtgatgaaagcCGCCATAGACATTTTCTTCAAAACTAACGACTACAAGTTCAGCATGGATCACTGCTGGAGGGAGCTGAGGCATGACCAGAAATGGTGCTCCACCTATGGGCCTAAAGAATGTGGAAAGGAAAAGCGCAAAGGAGACGTGGAGGctgatggaggagatgaagcagaGGGCAGACCTATTGGGGTCAAGGCTGCTAAAGCTGcatctaagaagaagaagagtggtaAAGAAGAGTCTTTGGCAAAGATACACGCAATCatggaaataaaagaaaagctGTCTAAACAGAAGATCCTTGAACGTCTGCTTGGCAAAAAAGAGCCACTCACTTGGTGA
- the LOC111202408 gene encoding F-box/kelch-repeat protein At3g13680-like: protein MADRFMQNAIVSEGQCKQKNCHQECKKSCHVSQTERRVCVLVTPASKTTFLPEELCIGFGICVKRYPFEAVQIIKPNLGRLDNPQNWQKYLTHIRGSELESYLTRVVEENLKPQHVDQIKKIVNMLDEREMLVQICAGLGLDRRAKEVFGGELQWFAIAIGFIEKAETYMLDDSRLLKCGEVTTMSDLPDDLAEEILSRAPLTSLSAVRSTCRKWNDLSKNQVFGKSASTGRKQFLGFMLKDYKVCSMKFDLQGIGNEGDFVDPSIKEVSILDQVEITQVFHCGGLLLCVTKDRSRLLVWNPYLGQTRWIQPRNTFRSEDRYAVGYDKNRNYKILRVFGKYDTKGEFGSVDKYLIFGYEIYELSSSSWKVFNVSPDWNIDSYQRGVSLKGHTYFLAEERWTIGRRNKTEEIISFDFTTERFGKQLPLPFKTHDVGNFVSLSCVREEQLAVLHQSSVIDHTLEIWVSSNIDLGAVSWSKFLRTTSFCRVDFQAGSFFIDVEKKVAVVIDLDDGGQARTETRYNQRANIIGEDEYFKSVNVGEALNHGKRNKFGFVLPVFSCPLVCPYVPSSAQLQMQHGKCIEGDD, encoded by the exons ATGGCAGATCGATTTATGCAAAATGCTATAGTGAGTGAAGGCCAGTGCAAGCAGAAGAATTGCCATCAGGAATGCAAAAAGAGCTGTCATGTTTCCCAGACTG AGAGGAGAGTTTGCGTCCTGGTGACTCCTGCTTCCAAGACTACTTTCTTGCCAGAGGAGCTGTGTATAGGATTTGGTATCTGCGTGAAG AGATACCCTTTCGAAGCTGTTCAGATAATCAAACCAAATCTAGGCAGGTTGGAT AATCCTCAGAACTGGCAAAAATATTTGACTCACATCCGCGGGTCAGAACTTGAAAGCTATCTCACCCGAGTGGTAGAAGAAAATCTAAAG CCCCAACATGTcgaccaaataaaaaaaattgtgaatatGCTGGACGAGAGAGAAATGCTGGTGCAGATTTGTGCTGGTCTGGGGTTGGACCGTAGAGCAAAAGAAGTATTTGGTGGAGAGCTGCAGTGGTTTGCGATTGCCATAGGTTTCATAGAGAAGGCTGAAACTTATATGTTGGACGATAG CCGTTTGTTGAAATGTGGAGAAGTGACAACAATGTCTGATCTTCCAGATGATTTGGCAGAAGAGATATTGTCTAGGGCTCCGTTGACATCCCTAAGTGCAGTGCGTTCCACTTGCAGAAAGTGGAATGATTTATCCAAAAACCAGGTTTTTGGTAAGTCAGCATCAACAGGAAGGAAGCAGTTTCTTGGGTTCATGCTGAAAGATTATAAGGTTTGTTCGATGAAGTTTGATCTCCAAGGAATTGGAAACGAAGGAGACTTCGTTGATCCATCTATAAAGGAAGTCAGTATACTTGACCAAGTAGAAATCACTCAGGTCTTTCACTGTGGAGGTTTATTGCTATGTGTCACCAAGGACAGGTCGAGACTTTTGGTGTGGAATCCTTATTTGGGGCAAACAAGGTGGATCCAACCAAGAAACACTTTCCGAAGTGAAGACAGATATGCTGTTGGATATGACAAGAACCGTAACTACAAAATCTTGAGGGTTTTTGGCAAGTATGACACCAAAGGTGAATTTGGAAGCGTCGACAAATACCTGATTTTTGGGTACGAAATATACGAGTTGAGCTCTAGTTCGTGGAAGGTTTTTAACGTCAGTCCCGACTGGAATATAGATAGTTATCAACGCGGTGTGTCTTTGAAGGGTCATACTTATTTTTTGGCTGAAGAGAGGTGGACGATAGGTAGAAGAAATAAAACTGAGGAGATAATCTCTTTTGATTTTACAACAGAAAGATTTGGAAAGCAGCTGCCTCTTCCGTTTAAAACTCATGATGTAGGCAACTTTGTGTCTCTATCTTGTGTCAGAGAAGAGCAGCTTGCGGTATTACATCAAAGCAGCGTGATTGATCACACATTGGAGATTTGGGTCTCAAGTAATATTGATCTGGGTGCAGTTTCGTGGAGCAAGTTCTTGAGAACCACCTCTTTCTGTCGGGTTGATTTTCAAGCTGGTAGTTTCTTCATTGACGTGGAGAAGAAAGTTGCTGTGGTTATCGATCTAGATGATGGTGGACAAGCACGGACTGAGACTCGTTACAACCAAAGAGCTAACATAATTGGAGAAGATGAATACTTCAAATCTGTGAATGTGGGAGAGGCTCTGAATCATGGAAAACGCAACAAATTTGGATTTGTGCTCCCGGTATTCAGTTGCCCACTTGTGTGCCCTTATGTTCCAAGCTCAGCGCAACTGCAAATGCAACATGGTAAATGTATAGAAGGCGATGATTAA